Proteins encoded in a region of the Rhodococcus sp. SBT000017 genome:
- a CDS encoding NlpC/P60 family protein: MSRRQVRGTHRRALVRTRFVLVGAGLVLALMATLPGVAAAVPPPPPNPSDTDIAAAGSAVDSSLGQVGQLIDAIASANQQLAQLDDEVASKREGVNKALVDLQNARDAADVAAAIVGAAQQALADAGTQIQAAQAKFDEFAKSSYTQGSGVASMASFLGSSGPDDVLDRAQVLKVLSNSQNAVLDGLQRARTEQANRDSAARESKQQADAAASEAEAKKAEAEQAIAEAQAALQAEADRKATIESQRDSAQAELDAARSNVAGLQDQRAAYGDWEAQKAAEDAAIAAATAAAKEAAVQAAARVSANLAAQQRAAAIAEGQRSHVDVDDDSSASTDSDSSTATTPTTPKTPAKPKTSTTPSVTGSAAVELAIDRGMSQLGVPYSWGGGDENGPTKGIRDGGVADSYGDYNKVGFDCSGLMIYAFAGLGISLPHYTGYQYTAGKQVPSSEMKRGDMIFYGPNASQHVALYLGDGKMLEAPQSGSVVKVSDVRYSGMTPYAVRMVS; this comes from the coding sequence GTGAGCCGACGTCAAGTCCGCGGAACTCACCGCCGTGCACTCGTCCGTACCCGATTCGTGCTGGTAGGCGCAGGCCTTGTTCTCGCGTTGATGGCGACCCTTCCCGGGGTTGCCGCCGCGGTACCACCGCCACCGCCCAACCCCTCGGACACCGACATCGCCGCCGCGGGCAGCGCCGTCGATTCGAGCCTGGGCCAGGTCGGTCAGCTGATCGACGCGATTGCCTCGGCCAACCAGCAGCTGGCCCAACTCGACGACGAGGTCGCGTCGAAGCGAGAAGGCGTCAACAAGGCCCTGGTCGATCTGCAGAACGCACGTGACGCGGCCGATGTCGCTGCCGCAATCGTCGGCGCCGCGCAGCAGGCTCTCGCCGATGCAGGCACCCAGATCCAGGCAGCCCAGGCCAAGTTCGACGAGTTCGCCAAATCCAGCTACACCCAGGGCTCGGGCGTCGCCTCGATGGCGTCGTTCCTGGGATCGAGCGGACCGGACGACGTTCTGGACCGCGCCCAGGTCCTGAAGGTTCTCTCCAACAGTCAGAACGCGGTACTCGACGGCCTGCAGCGGGCCCGTACCGAGCAGGCGAACCGCGATTCGGCGGCGCGTGAGTCCAAGCAGCAGGCCGACGCCGCCGCCTCGGAAGCCGAGGCCAAGAAGGCAGAGGCCGAACAGGCCATCGCCGAGGCGCAGGCAGCGCTGCAGGCAGAGGCCGACCGGAAGGCCACGATCGAATCGCAGCGTGACTCGGCGCAGGCCGAACTCGATGCCGCCCGCAGCAACGTCGCCGGTCTGCAGGACCAACGAGCCGCGTACGGCGACTGGGAGGCGCAGAAGGCGGCAGAGGATGCGGCCATCGCCGCCGCAACGGCCGCGGCGAAGGAAGCTGCTGTACAGGCAGCTGCGCGAGTATCGGCCAACCTGGCGGCGCAGCAACGCGCGGCGGCCATCGCCGAGGGCCAGCGTTCGCACGTGGACGTGGACGACGATTCGAGCGCATCGACCGACTCGGACAGTTCGACCGCGACCACCCCCACCACGCCCAAGACACCCGCCAAACCGAAGACGTCCACGACGCCGTCGGTCACCGGAAGCGCAGCTGTCGAGTTGGCGATCGACCGCGGAATGAGCCAACTCGGCGTGCCGTACTCCTGGGGCGGCGGCGACGAGAACGGGCCGACCAAGGGCATCAGGGACGGCGGAGTCGCAGACAGCTACGGCGACTACAACAAGGTCGGCTTCGACTGCTCGGGGCTGATGATCTATGCCTTCGCAGGGCTTGGTATCTCGCTGCCGCACTACACCGGCTATCAGTACACGGCGGGCAAGCAGGTGCCGTCCTCGGAGATGAAGCGCGGCGACATGATCTTCTACGGACCCAACGCCAGCCAACACGTCGCGCTCTACCTCGGCGACGGGAAGATGCTCGAAGCCCCGCAATCGGGTTCGGTGGTCAAGGTGTCCGACGTGCGATACAGCGGAATGACGCCGTACGCCGTGCGCATGGTGTCCTGA
- a CDS encoding DUF6676 family protein: MPEPIHAVSPLATDIPAGLDVDSIVATVRESGVSAPADEEAGLSAAVARAEDHGIDLSIVIVPTEPRHDSQLRDLATAVGAREGGTVLVLSPGQVGTFSDSISRVTLEAGQDRTYTGNHVVAADNFVDTLVEDQTPWGLLTGGLVVVVAAVVALTAVVKVRRYRSRAETNDRAHSESVAD, encoded by the coding sequence ATGCCTGAGCCGATTCACGCCGTTTCCCCACTTGCCACCGATATTCCGGCAGGTCTGGACGTCGACAGCATCGTCGCCACGGTCCGCGAGTCCGGCGTCAGTGCCCCCGCCGACGAGGAAGCCGGGTTGTCCGCTGCCGTCGCGCGCGCCGAGGACCACGGCATCGATCTGAGCATCGTGATCGTGCCGACCGAACCTCGCCACGACTCGCAACTGCGAGACCTCGCCACCGCTGTCGGAGCACGCGAGGGCGGCACGGTTCTCGTGCTCAGCCCCGGGCAGGTGGGCACGTTCAGCGACTCGATCAGTCGGGTGACCCTCGAAGCCGGCCAGGACCGTACTTACACCGGCAACCACGTCGTCGCTGCCGACAACTTCGTCGACACCCTCGTCGAGGATCAGACACCGTGGGGGCTGCTCACGGGCGGTCTGGTCGTCGTGGTCGCCGCGGTCGTGGCCTTGACAGCTGTCGTCAAGGTCCGCCGATATCGCTCTCGTGCGGAGACGAACGACCGCGCGCACAGCGAGTCCGTCGCCGACTGA